Proteins found in one Nocardia brasiliensis ATCC 700358 genomic segment:
- the dnaE gene encoding DNA polymerase III subunit alpha: MAASSGSFVHLHNHTEYSMLDGAAKISPLFAEAKRLGMNAVGMTDHGNMYGASEFYNSAKKADIKPIIGIEAYIAPASRFDTKRVQWGDPSQKGDDVSGSGAYTHMTMVAETATGLRNLFKLSSLASLEGQLGKWARMDEEIIAQYAEGIIATTGCPSGEVQTRLRLGHDREALEAAAKWQEIFGKDNFFLEIMDHGLSIERRVREGLLEVGRKLGIPPLATNDCHYVTKDQSTNHEALLCIQTGKTLSDPTRFKFDGDGYFLKSAEEMRALWDAEVPGACDNTVLIGERVQSYDDVWAFKDRMPVFPVPEGEDQDSWLRKEVDRGLERRFPGGVPEEYYSRAYFELDVIKQKGFPAYFLVVGDLVTHAKEVGIRVGPGRGSAAGSLVAYALGITNIDPIPHGLLFERFLNPERPSAPDIDIDFDDRRRGEMVRYATDKWGSDRVAQVITFGTIKTKAAIKDSARVLFGQPGFAIADQISKALPPPIMAKDISVAGITDPDHERYKEAAEVRELISTNPDVAKIYETARGLEGLIRNAGVHACAVIMSSEPLTDAIPVWKRAQDGAIITGWDYPSCEAIGLLKMDFLGLRNLTVIGDALDNIKANRGVDLDMDNLPLDDPATYELLSRGDTLGVFQLDGGPMRDLLRRMQPTGFNDIVAVLALYRPGPMGMNAHNDYADRKNGRQEIKPIHPELEEPLKDILAETYGLIVYQEQIMFIAQKVASYTMGKADALRKAMGKKKLEVLEAEYKGFHEGMTNNGFSEAAVKALWDTILPFAGYAFNKSHAAGYGLVSFWTAYLKANYPAEYMAGLLTSVGDDKDKAAVYLSDCRRLGITVLPPDVNESEQNFASVGKDIRFGLGAVRNVGANVVSSIIAARKEKSKFTDFSDYLNKIDAVACTKKVTESLIKAGGFDSLGHPRKGLLLVHSDAIDAVMSTKKAEAIGQFDLFGGVDADESVASVFNVKVPDDEWESKHKLALEREMLGLYVSGHPLNGVEHVLAAQADTQIPAILEGDIKDGAQVTLGGILASVNRRINKNGLAWASAQLEDLSGGIEVLFFPQAYSVYGMDVVEDAVVLVKARVSVRDDRISLIANDLAVPDLSSIGVAKPLAVTLSTRLCTPDKIGELKRVLSRHPGTSDVHIRHVGARDKTTLLKLDDSLRVSPSSALMGDLKALLGPGCLAV, encoded by the coding sequence TTGGCCGCCTCGTCCGGATCGTTCGTTCACCTGCACAACCACACCGAGTACTCCATGCTCGATGGTGCGGCAAAGATTTCGCCCCTGTTCGCGGAGGCGAAACGGCTGGGAATGAACGCGGTCGGGATGACCGACCACGGCAACATGTACGGCGCCTCCGAGTTCTACAACTCGGCGAAGAAAGCCGACATCAAGCCGATCATCGGCATCGAGGCCTACATCGCGCCCGCCTCCCGCTTCGACACCAAGCGGGTGCAGTGGGGCGACCCGAGCCAGAAGGGCGACGACGTCTCCGGCTCCGGCGCCTACACCCACATGACCATGGTCGCCGAGACCGCGACCGGTCTGCGCAACCTGTTCAAGCTCTCGTCGCTGGCCTCGCTCGAGGGTCAGCTCGGCAAGTGGGCGCGCATGGACGAGGAGATCATCGCCCAGTACGCCGAGGGCATCATCGCGACCACCGGCTGCCCCTCGGGTGAGGTGCAGACCAGGCTGCGCCTGGGCCACGACCGCGAGGCCCTGGAGGCCGCGGCCAAGTGGCAGGAGATCTTCGGCAAGGACAATTTCTTCCTCGAGATCATGGACCACGGGCTGTCCATCGAACGCCGGGTCCGCGAGGGTCTGCTCGAGGTCGGCCGCAAGCTCGGCATCCCGCCGCTGGCCACCAACGACTGCCACTACGTCACCAAGGACCAGTCCACCAACCACGAAGCGCTGCTGTGCATTCAGACCGGCAAGACGCTCTCCGACCCGACCAGGTTCAAGTTCGACGGTGACGGCTACTTCCTGAAGTCCGCCGAGGAGATGCGCGCGCTGTGGGACGCCGAGGTGCCCGGCGCCTGCGACAACACCGTGCTCATCGGCGAGCGGGTGCAGTCCTACGACGACGTATGGGCCTTCAAGGACCGGATGCCGGTGTTCCCGGTGCCCGAGGGCGAGGACCAGGATTCGTGGCTGCGCAAAGAGGTCGACCGCGGCCTCGAACGCCGCTTCCCCGGCGGCGTGCCCGAGGAGTACTACAGCCGCGCCTACTTCGAGCTCGACGTCATCAAGCAGAAGGGCTTCCCGGCCTACTTCCTCGTCGTCGGTGACCTCGTCACGCACGCGAAAGAGGTCGGCATCCGGGTCGGTCCCGGCCGTGGTTCGGCGGCCGGTTCGCTGGTCGCCTACGCGCTGGGCATCACCAATATCGACCCGATCCCGCACGGCCTGCTGTTCGAGCGGTTCCTGAACCCGGAACGCCCCTCCGCGCCCGATATCGATATCGACTTCGACGATCGCCGCCGCGGTGAGATGGTCCGCTACGCCACCGACAAGTGGGGCAGCGACCGGGTCGCCCAGGTGATCACCTTCGGCACCATCAAGACCAAGGCCGCGATCAAGGACTCCGCGCGAGTCCTGTTCGGCCAGCCCGGTTTCGCCATCGCCGACCAGATCTCCAAGGCGCTGCCGCCGCCGATCATGGCCAAGGACATCTCGGTGGCCGGCATCACCGACCCCGACCACGAGCGGTACAAGGAAGCCGCCGAGGTCCGCGAACTGATCAGCACCAACCCCGATGTCGCGAAGATCTACGAGACCGCCCGGGGCCTCGAGGGCCTGATCCGCAACGCCGGCGTGCACGCCTGCGCGGTCATCATGTCCTCCGAGCCGCTGACCGACGCGATCCCGGTGTGGAAGCGGGCCCAGGACGGCGCCATCATCACCGGCTGGGACTACCCGTCCTGCGAGGCCATCGGCCTGCTGAAGATGGACTTCCTCGGCCTGCGCAACCTCACCGTCATCGGTGACGCGCTGGACAACATCAAGGCCAACCGCGGCGTCGACCTCGACATGGACAACCTACCGCTGGACGATCCCGCGACCTACGAATTGCTGTCCCGCGGTGACACGCTCGGCGTCTTCCAGCTCGACGGCGGCCCGATGCGCGACCTGCTGCGCCGCATGCAGCCGACCGGCTTCAACGACATCGTCGCGGTGCTCGCGCTGTACCGCCCCGGCCCGATGGGCATGAACGCGCACAACGACTACGCCGACCGCAAGAACGGGCGGCAGGAGATCAAACCGATCCATCCGGAGCTCGAAGAGCCGCTGAAGGACATTCTCGCCGAGACCTACGGCCTGATCGTCTACCAAGAGCAGATCATGTTCATCGCCCAGAAGGTCGCCAGCTACACCATGGGCAAGGCCGACGCGCTGCGTAAGGCCATGGGTAAGAAGAAGCTCGAGGTGCTCGAGGCCGAGTACAAGGGCTTCCACGAGGGCATGACGAACAACGGGTTCTCCGAGGCCGCGGTGAAGGCCCTGTGGGACACCATCCTTCCGTTCGCCGGTTACGCGTTCAACAAGTCGCACGCCGCGGGCTACGGCCTGGTGTCCTTCTGGACCGCCTACCTCAAGGCCAACTACCCGGCCGAATACATGGCCGGGCTGCTCACCTCCGTCGGTGACGACAAGGACAAGGCCGCGGTCTACCTCTCGGACTGCCGTCGCCTGGGCATCACCGTGCTGCCGCCGGACGTCAACGAGTCCGAGCAGAACTTCGCCTCGGTCGGCAAGGACATCCGGTTCGGGCTCGGTGCGGTGCGCAACGTCGGCGCCAACGTGGTGTCCTCGATCATCGCCGCGCGCAAGGAGAAGTCCAAGTTCACCGACTTCTCCGACTACCTGAACAAGATCGACGCCGTCGCCTGCACCAAGAAAGTCACCGAATCGCTCATCAAGGCAGGCGGATTCGACTCGCTCGGGCACCCGCGCAAGGGTCTGCTGCTGGTGCACTCCGATGCCATCGACGCGGTGATGTCCACCAAGAAGGCCGAGGCGATCGGGCAGTTCGACCTGTTCGGCGGCGTCGACGCGGACGAGTCGGTGGCCTCGGTGTTCAACGTGAAGGTGCCCGACGACGAGTGGGAGTCCAAGCACAAGCTGGCCCTCGAGCGCGAAATGCTCGGCCTTTACGTGTCCGGGCATCCGCTCAACGGCGTCGAACATGTGCTCGCGGCGCAGGCGGATACGCAGATCCCCGCCATCCTCGAAGGCGATATCAAGGACGGCGCGCAGGTGACCCTCGGCGGCATCCTCGCCTCGGTCAACCGGCGCATCAACAAGAACGGTCTCGCCTGGGCGTCCGCACAGCTCGAAGACCTCTCCGGCGGTATCGAGGTGCTGTTCTTCCCGCAGGCCTACTCGGTCTACGGCATGGACGTGGTCGAGGACGCGGTGGTGCTGGTGAAGGCGCGGGTGTCGGTCCGCGACGACCGTATCTCGCTCATCGCCAACGATCTCGCCGTCCCCGACCTGTCCTCCATCGGCGTGGCCAAGCCGCTGGCCGTCACCCTCTCCACCCGCCTGTGCACCCCCGACAAGATCGGCGAGCTCAAGCGCGTCCTGTCCCGCCACCCCGGCACCTCCGACGTGCACATCCGCCACGTCGGCGCCCGCGACAAAACCACCCTCCTGAAACTCGACGACAGCCTCCGCGTCTCCCCGTCCTCAGCGTTGATGGGCGACCTGAAAGCGCTGCTCGGGCCGGGGTGCTTGGCAGTCTGA
- a CDS encoding Cmx/CmrA family chloramphenicol efflux MFS transporter, which yields MPLAVYILGLSIFAQGTSELMLSGLLTELSVDLGVTIPQAGLLISAFALGMLVGAPVLAVATLRLPRRNALLAFLAVFVATHVVAALTSDYWVLFATRAVGAFVYAGFWSVAATTAIGLVPVNARGKAMSIVAGGLTVATVVGLPAGTVIGQHLGWRAAFWTVAIMSTLAMLGVLTKIPAGRAATTPDLRKELRSMVNPRLWLSYATTALATAALLASFAYLGALLAETTGLHGFWIPIVLAVYGVGSFLGIVAGGRTADAHPVRTLYVGVTGLIITSALLALTAEYPVPVVILAFLLGAFGFGTNPTLNSRVFNLAADGPTLAPAFNVSSFNIGITVGPWLGGLAIGAGLGYASVAWIGAAIGLAALGTITWEQFLPHRHSATPLTDHPTPALTH from the coding sequence ATGCCCCTAGCCGTCTATATCCTCGGGCTGTCCATCTTCGCCCAGGGCACCTCGGAGCTGATGCTCTCGGGACTGCTCACCGAGCTCTCCGTCGACCTGGGGGTGACCATTCCGCAAGCGGGACTGCTCATTTCGGCTTTCGCGCTCGGCATGCTGGTCGGCGCGCCGGTGCTGGCGGTGGCGACGCTGCGACTGCCGCGCCGCAACGCGCTGCTCGCCTTTCTCGCCGTCTTCGTCGCCACCCATGTGGTCGCGGCGCTGACCTCGGACTACTGGGTCCTGTTCGCGACCAGGGCGGTCGGCGCCTTCGTCTACGCCGGTTTCTGGTCGGTCGCGGCGACCACCGCCATCGGTTTGGTGCCCGTCAACGCCCGCGGTAAAGCGATGAGCATCGTCGCCGGTGGGCTCACCGTCGCCACCGTCGTCGGCCTGCCCGCGGGCACCGTGATCGGCCAGCACCTCGGCTGGCGCGCCGCGTTCTGGACCGTCGCGATCATGTCCACCCTGGCGATGCTCGGCGTGCTCACCAAGATCCCCGCCGGACGCGCGGCAACCACACCGGATCTGCGAAAAGAACTGCGCAGCATGGTGAATCCACGGCTCTGGCTCTCCTACGCCACCACCGCCCTCGCCACCGCCGCGCTGCTGGCCAGCTTCGCCTACCTCGGCGCGCTGCTCGCCGAAACCACCGGCCTGCACGGGTTCTGGATCCCGATCGTGCTGGCCGTGTACGGCGTCGGCAGCTTCCTCGGCATCGTCGCAGGCGGGCGCACCGCCGACGCACATCCCGTGCGCACCCTCTACGTCGGCGTCACCGGCCTGATCATCACCTCGGCTCTGCTGGCCCTCACCGCCGAATACCCGGTGCCCGTCGTGATACTCGCATTCCTGTTGGGCGCCTTCGGTTTCGGCACCAACCCCACCCTCAACAGCCGCGTCTTCAACCTCGCCGCCGACGGCCCCACCCTGGCCCCCGCCTTCAACGTCTCTTCCTTCAACATCGGCATCACCGTCGGCCCCTGGCTCGGTGGCCTGGCCATCGGCGCCGGACTCGGCTATGCCAGCGTCGCCTGGATCGGCGCCGCCATCGGCCTGGCCGCCCTGGGCACCATCACCTGGGAACAGTTCCTCCCCCACCGCCACTCCGCCACGCCCCTCACCGACCACCCCACCCCCGCACTAACCCACTGA
- a CDS encoding TetR/AcrR family transcriptional regulator yields the protein MARPRQFDEERAVDAAMRAFWLAGYEATSTQALCEATGLGRSSIYNTFTSKHDLFERALRRYMTAKNATTFELLDSDLDAKAKMRALLWQVVDAPEADPLGCLVVNSMVELAPHDPEVAATLREDQRRRLAALRDALESGRRAGEIDDRKSADELAHFMNATIAGMRVAARGGASRAALAAIAGTALDAL from the coding sequence ATGGCACGACCGAGACAGTTCGACGAGGAGCGCGCGGTGGACGCCGCGATGCGCGCGTTCTGGCTCGCGGGCTACGAGGCCACCTCGACCCAGGCGCTGTGCGAGGCGACCGGCCTGGGCCGCAGCAGCATCTACAACACCTTCACCAGCAAGCACGATCTGTTCGAACGGGCCCTGCGGCGATACATGACCGCCAAGAACGCCACCACCTTCGAACTCCTGGACAGCGACCTGGACGCGAAGGCCAAGATGCGCGCGCTGCTGTGGCAGGTGGTCGACGCGCCGGAGGCCGATCCGCTCGGCTGCCTCGTCGTCAACTCGATGGTCGAACTCGCGCCGCACGACCCCGAGGTGGCGGCCACCCTGCGCGAGGATCAGCGCCGGCGCCTCGCCGCGCTCCGCGACGCGCTCGAAAGCGGCAGGCGCGCAGGCGAAATCGACGACCGCAAGAGCGCCGACGAACTGGCGCACTTCATGAACGCGACCATCGCGGGCATGCGCGTCGCCGCCCGCGGCGGTGCGAGCCGCGCCGCATTGGCGGCCATCGCCGGCACCGCACTCGACGCCCTCTGA
- a CDS encoding class I SAM-dependent methyltransferase, with the protein MGFYRDRVVPRIVDAACGMRFNEPLRERVCAGLNGRVVEIGFGSGLNVPFYPETVELVSAVEPADLGWRLASERVAAATVPIERSGLDGQSLPFGDNSFDSALSTWTLCTIPDVATALAEVRRVLAPGGTLHFVEHGLAPDQRVQVWQHRLNPIQKTFAGGCNLNRDIRGLLTDAGFEIRDIDVFYGEDAPRFLAAQSLGVAVAA; encoded by the coding sequence GTGGGCTTCTATCGAGATCGAGTGGTGCCGCGGATCGTGGACGCGGCCTGCGGGATGCGGTTCAACGAACCGCTGCGCGAGCGCGTGTGCGCGGGCCTCAACGGCCGAGTGGTGGAGATCGGGTTCGGGTCCGGGCTGAACGTGCCGTTCTATCCGGAGACCGTCGAACTGGTCAGCGCGGTCGAGCCCGCCGACCTCGGCTGGCGGCTCGCGAGCGAGCGGGTCGCGGCGGCGACGGTGCCGATCGAGCGGTCCGGTTTGGACGGACAGTCGCTGCCGTTCGGCGACAACAGTTTCGACAGCGCCCTGTCGACCTGGACGTTGTGCACCATCCCCGATGTCGCGACCGCGCTGGCGGAAGTGCGCCGGGTGCTCGCACCGGGCGGCACCCTGCACTTCGTCGAGCACGGCCTCGCGCCGGACCAGCGCGTGCAGGTGTGGCAGCACCGGCTCAATCCGATTCAGAAGACCTTCGCCGGCGGGTGCAACCTGAACCGCGATATCCGCGGCCTGCTCACCGACGCGGGATTCGAGATCCGCGATATCGATGTGTTCTACGGCGAAGACGCCCCTCGGTTCCTCGCCGCGCAGTCGCTCGGCGTGGCGGTCGCCGCCTAG
- a CDS encoding serine hydrolase domain-containing protein: MSNDAAGGPAPIPTGTSGRATAEFAPLVRAFARTFGRRRGAGGALSVHLHGEPLLDIWTGSAGGTSPWTQDTGSIIFSATKGVTATVIHRLADRGLIDYAAPVAEYWPEFGANGKDKITVRQTMTHSAGLSALAPIATGLDDVLDHELMEQRLAAAKPDRLLGVPAYHALTYGWLMAGLARAVTGHSMGELFRSEVADPLGLEGIHLGLPPEHARTTYAPLAGTHLKAIGNPLGALVLGRSHRIPGALGAATRCLFLPGLESILEGDAPPILRTELGAGNGVCTASALAGMYGALANDGVAAGKQYLSPRTIKAIRRIQTYRLDNALFYAPMLWRLGYHSLPMPGARAGFGHIGLGGSFGWAEPRLGLSVGFVHNRLSAAQLSYDQSAAFWLLPLVLNCLRATRRIPVEVPQEKAA; the protein is encoded by the coding sequence ATGAGCAACGATGCTGCGGGGGGTCCAGCGCCGATCCCCACGGGTACGAGTGGCCGTGCCACCGCCGAATTCGCCCCCCTGGTGCGCGCTTTCGCCAGGACCTTCGGACGCCGCCGCGGGGCGGGCGGTGCGCTGTCGGTGCACCTGCACGGCGAACCCCTGCTCGACATCTGGACCGGCTCCGCGGGCGGTACGTCCCCCTGGACCCAGGACACCGGGTCGATCATCTTCTCCGCCACCAAAGGTGTCACCGCCACCGTCATCCACCGGCTCGCCGACCGCGGACTGATCGATTACGCCGCACCGGTCGCCGAGTACTGGCCGGAGTTCGGCGCGAACGGCAAGGACAAGATCACGGTGCGCCAGACGATGACGCACAGTGCGGGCCTGTCCGCGCTCGCCCCGATCGCCACCGGCCTGGACGACGTGCTCGATCACGAACTGATGGAACAGCGTCTCGCGGCCGCGAAACCCGATCGGCTGCTGGGTGTTCCGGCCTATCACGCGCTCACCTACGGCTGGCTGATGGCCGGTCTCGCCCGCGCGGTCACCGGCCACAGCATGGGCGAGCTGTTCCGCTCCGAGGTGGCCGATCCGCTCGGCCTCGAGGGCATCCACCTCGGCCTGCCGCCCGAACACGCGCGAACCACGTATGCGCCGCTGGCGGGAACGCACCTGAAAGCGATCGGAAACCCGCTCGGCGCACTGGTATTGGGCCGCAGCCACCGGATCCCCGGGGCGCTCGGCGCGGCGACGCGCTGCCTGTTCCTGCCGGGATTGGAATCCATCCTGGAGGGCGACGCGCCGCCGATCCTGCGCACCGAACTCGGCGCGGGCAACGGCGTATGCACCGCATCCGCCCTCGCCGGGATGTACGGCGCGCTGGCCAATGACGGTGTCGCAGCGGGCAAGCAGTACCTCAGCCCGCGAACCATCAAGGCGATCCGGCGAATTCAGACCTACCGGCTCGACAACGCGCTGTTCTACGCCCCGATGCTCTGGCGGCTCGGCTACCATTCGCTGCCGATGCCGGGCGCTCGGGCCGGGTTCGGGCATATCGGCCTGGGCGGCTCGTTTGGTTGGGCCGAACCGCGCCTGGGGCTTTCGGTCGGCTTCGTGCACAACCGGTTGTCGGCGGCGCAGCTGTCCTACGACCAGTCCGCGGCATTCTGGCTGCTGCCGCTGGTGCTCAACTGCCTGCGCGCCACCCGCCGTATCCCGGTCGAGGTGCCGCAGGAGAAGGCGGCCTGA
- the ilvA gene encoding threonine ammonia-lyase IlvA, translating to MSNPLDVIDALSSSRPALSADEIDAAAKRIAEIIEPTPLQRSERLSRLTGANVYLKREDLSAVRSYKLRGAYNLVMQLTETERAAGVVAASAGNHAQGVAFACHSMGIKGRIYVPTTTPKQKRDRIRVHGGEFVELIAIGETYDAAAAAAADDVARTGATMVPPFDDARTAAGQGTIAPEILEQLGTAPDLVVVPVGGGGCLAGIGTYLRDRAPSTAILGVEPAGAASMTAALVAGGPVTLPEIDPFVDGAAVRRIGAVPFAAVSAFGGRVVSHASLPLLTTTESPAGTSSFRMMQVDEGAICTAMLDLYQNEGIIAEPAGALAVSALAELTVQPGSTVVCLVSGGNNDVSRYGEIIERSLVHRGLKHYFLVDFPQEPGALRRFLDEVLGPDDDITTFEYVKRNNRETGSALVGIELGVPEGLGPLLERMDESPIQCERLEPGSPAYRYLT from the coding sequence GTGTCCAATCCGCTTGATGTCATCGACGCACTGTCCAGTTCCCGTCCCGCGCTGAGCGCGGACGAGATCGACGCTGCCGCCAAGCGCATTGCCGAGATCATCGAGCCGACTCCGCTGCAACGCAGCGAGCGGCTCTCCCGCCTCACCGGGGCCAACGTCTACCTGAAGCGCGAAGACCTCTCCGCGGTCCGCTCCTACAAGCTGCGCGGCGCATATAACCTGGTCATGCAGCTGACCGAGACCGAGCGCGCGGCCGGGGTGGTCGCCGCCAGCGCGGGCAATCACGCCCAGGGCGTGGCGTTCGCGTGTCACTCGATGGGCATCAAGGGCCGCATCTACGTACCGACCACCACCCCCAAGCAGAAGCGCGACCGTATCCGCGTGCACGGCGGCGAATTCGTGGAGCTGATCGCCATCGGCGAGACCTACGACGCGGCCGCCGCGGCCGCCGCCGACGATGTGGCCCGCACCGGCGCGACCATGGTGCCGCCGTTCGACGACGCCCGCACCGCCGCCGGGCAGGGCACCATCGCGCCGGAGATCCTGGAGCAACTCGGCACCGCGCCGGACCTGGTCGTGGTGCCGGTGGGCGGCGGCGGCTGCCTGGCCGGCATCGGCACCTACCTGCGCGACCGTGCGCCGAGCACCGCGATCCTCGGGGTCGAGCCCGCCGGTGCGGCCTCGATGACCGCGGCGCTGGTCGCGGGCGGCCCGGTGACGCTGCCGGAGATCGATCCGTTCGTGGACGGTGCGGCGGTACGCCGGATCGGCGCGGTGCCGTTCGCGGCCGTCTCCGCCTTCGGCGGGCGGGTGGTCTCGCATGCCTCGTTGCCGTTACTGACCACCACCGAATCCCCCGCCGGGACCAGTTCGTTCCGGATGATGCAGGTCGACGAGGGCGCGATCTGCACCGCCATGCTCGACCTCTACCAGAACGAGGGCATCATCGCCGAACCCGCAGGGGCCCTGGCGGTTTCCGCGCTGGCCGAGCTGACCGTGCAGCCGGGGTCGACCGTGGTGTGCCTGGTCTCCGGCGGCAACAACGACGTGTCGCGCTACGGCGAGATCATCGAGCGTTCGCTGGTGCACCGCGGCCTGAAACACTATTTCCTGGTGGACTTCCCGCAGGAGCCGGGCGCGTTGCGGCGCTTCCTCGACGAGGTGCTCGGACCCGACGACGACATCACCACGTTCGAGTACGTCAAGCGGAACAACCGCGAGACGGGCTCGGCGCTGGTCGGCATCGAACTCGGCGTGCCGGAGGGGCTGGGACCGCTGCTGGAGCGCATGGACGAGTCGCCGATCCAGTGCGAACGATTGGAACCGGGCTCACCCGCGTACCGGTACCTGACCTGA
- a CDS encoding nitroreductase family deazaflavin-dependent oxidoreductase: MPLTGDYAPSTSDWAREQAEKYENSGGTTATTLKGQPVILLTTKGAKTGKLRKTPLMRVEHDGEYAVVASLGGAPKNPVWYYNIKAEPHVELRDGEVNKDYTAREVFGEERQLWWDRATEVWPDYIEYTKKTDRVIPVFVLTPR; encoded by the coding sequence ATGCCTCTGACTGGAGATTACGCACCGAGCACCTCGGATTGGGCCCGCGAGCAGGCCGAGAAGTACGAGAACTCCGGCGGCACCACGGCCACCACGCTCAAAGGCCAGCCGGTCATCCTGCTCACCACCAAAGGCGCGAAGACCGGAAAGCTGCGCAAGACGCCGCTGATGCGGGTCGAGCACGACGGGGAATACGCGGTCGTCGCCTCGCTGGGCGGCGCGCCGAAGAACCCGGTCTGGTACTACAACATCAAGGCCGAGCCGCACGTCGAACTGCGCGACGGCGAGGTGAACAAGGACTACACCGCCCGCGAGGTCTTCGGCGAGGAGCGGCAGCTGTGGTGGGACCGGGCCACCGAAGTATGGCCGGACTACATCGAGTACACGAAGAAGACCGACCGTGTGATCCCGGTCTTCGTACTGACCCCGCGGTAA